ACAATCCACTATACCTTGACCTTCCACTTCACCAACCTATCAGCCACCTAAATTTAATTTCTGTAAAAGGATATTTACCTAAAAACTACATTATCCGATGATCACtattgttcttttttaatcAGTTAATTGATTATAATTTGGTTCGAGGGACATGGGCCCATATTTGGTATTCTTTATTCAAGTACTTTTGCTCCTTTTCTTAGGTAAGTGGCAGCAGCCCTGCTTAAAAGGCAAAAAAATCGCCACAAACTCCTTAGCTAGCCCACATGTTTTGAACATCTTGACGTGCTTTCGGGGTCACGGTGAAATGAAAGAACATCTGCTTTATTGCTTagctgttttttatttatttatatatatatatataaattataagaaaGATCATTCGATGGATCGATATGCATGTTGGGGAAGCAAAAGAGAAAGCGATGTTGGTGAGGTTCAATCCGAAGACAGATTTACACATGCCCGCTGCCGTAAATTGATCTCAGATTGAGCCGCGCCAATATCACTTTCTCAACTAATtgttgcttcttcttcttcttcttcatcatcatgatCAATTGATTTCCTCTCTCTAACATCATCTATACTATATATGTTCTTAATGAAGTGACTTGTTGCATGATGATATTGCATATGTGTTAGTTTAATGTTAATTTCTGATCAAATGTGCACAACAGGTTAATTCGAACTTTTGATCAAATGCATGTGCACTTTCTAATGTAAGATACATACGTTTCTTATATGTGCAGTACTAAttacttcttctttcttcctttgtgATCCCCAGCAGAGATGCTGCATGCTATACTTCATTTCTGATTCCAAGCAGTCCTCTCGATCTAGCTAGAGATCGATCACAGATATGcaatccctctctctctctctctctctctctctctctctctctctctctctctctctctctctcatgtaaTTTCTTGTGATCGGTGGAGAGAACTTTAATGACTTTCCCTTCATGTACATTAATTCTGTTAACTTGTATTCTTTGACAATTAATAGTCAGTCAAACAAGTCAACTCTTTTACTTTTCATAGACGAATTGTTGATCAGGTTGAACACATTATCATATAAATCAAAAGTCCAATAATGTTTGATTACATCTCTTATAAGCGTAAGTTGGTGTGACGACCAACTCAACTCAcagatttaaaaatattatctgTACTGTATTTGAAGACAAAATAAGCGTAATGAGAAGAAGTGGGACTTCATGTCGTCCACGggtagcaaagaaaaaaaaagacaacagGAAAGTTATTGAATCATCAAAGAATATGTAAAAATTATTCGGTGGAAGGCTATAGTTCTGGTCGGTGTCGGTTTTCATAAGTTGAGCTTAGTTCTGTTTTTGACGTTTCTGTTTGTAACCCGATGCTACTTGTTGTGCTGCACAGCTTCTTAGATCTGTAACCTAACcgctttcatttttcattagaGCATTTGGCCAGCCATGATCAGTTTGGCATATGCAACCACCCCCACCCGTACTGTTAGTTTTTAGGGTAAAACTTTGACCTTTAAACCAATCCCTTGGAATTGGTTATTTTAAGACTCTGTGGCCCAAAAATATAGCCTAGTCTGTAGGGGCTTTAGAAATTGATGGATTTACCACCCTCCCTATATATTCTGAAATATCCTGAGCCTTCATTCAACTCAGACGCGTTACAAACAGCTTTGGTTTCTCATATTTCTCTTAGCTAACTGCATCAAAGCCTACCaacacatttatttatttatttattttgtaactAGCTTGCAAGTGCATTCATCGGAGAAGAACCATCCATTTCGTTTATAGGGTACTTCACTTCTCATCCCAGGCCGAGGAATTTAGATTTCTTGTTGGATATATAATTTTGTGTTCGTATGAAATGGAGGTGGGTACTTGGGAACCGGAGTTGACCAACGTCTCCGCCTGCACCCTATGTGTTCCGGCATCAATTTCCCCTGGACGGCTGCTCAGCGCCAGCGTTGGAAAGAGTCATGCCTACCAAAAGCTGCCCCAACAGCCCCTTAAGCTCTTCGTTATCAAATTGGACGGCTCTAGCTTTGGTAAGTaaattaatacatatatatgttcatGCTTTCTAGGTAGGTTTGTATGTAGATGTTTGATTTAGTCGTGCTcatgatttatttattgtaattaatctttcttcttttgaataATGGATGTAGAGGTGGAAGTTTCGAACACGGCGACGGTGGCCGAACTTAAAGAGGCAGTGAAGGGTGTTTTTAATCAGTCACCAATAGATGAAATGATTTCATGGTACGCACGTATACGATGTGCATGGATTTGGGTTTATGTTTAGAAATTCGTAATTAGATCTGCTACAGGTTGCACAGcttcataaaatattttgatttaacaATTCAAATTTCTGATCACAGGTCACATGTGTGGGGTCATTTTTGCTTATGTTATCAAGGCCAGAAGCTTCTCGATTATAAGGCATATATCCGACTTTTTGGAATCAAGGATGGCGATCAGGTTGAgatctattttattttttgtcatcTTAATTTTAACTTATATATCTATTTAGTGGCTTAATGATCGTATTGTTGTGATTAAATGTACAGATATGTTTTGTGCGGCATGTTTCAATTAAGTATGAGGGCCGGGTAAAGAGACGAATAAGGTTGTGGAGGAAAAGGATATATGACAGCCCTGCCTATGAACAGCTTGTGATGAACAATCATTACACGTGACGAATTGCCATGCAGTATTAGGCTTGTGGACACGAATGCTTCCACAGATGACAAATCTGATATTCCTTCattctatttttttggttagtCATTGTGTTGTTTATAGGTGTAGTAGATTCACAGGAAAATTGTAAATTGTTGAAATAACATGGTTCGATTGTGACCAAAATCGGAATCGATAAATGTTTCAAGCACCAACGATGCCATGGAAATTTAATTAGGAGACTTATAGAAGGGTAGGTAGGCGATCAAACATGTTGATGAAAATGTCTTACTCTGCATAATTGTAGAGCTAGCCATGAGTTTGGAGTCACTGCAGAACTCATTAACTTGGACTAATATTCTGCTTTGCTTTGATACATTTGTCTTTTTTGTGTATAGCTAGCTAATTGGACGTAGATCTCATGTACATGTACGTTTGACTCGGTCCATCTATTTTTATGCCATTTGTTCCTTTTCTTTACTTGTTTATATACGATCCTGTCCTGCCCTCATCTTTCATGAAAAATTTAATCAATATCATGAAACTCCAGAGTTTGTAGATTGCGGTTGATGGGATAATAAACCTTATAAGAAATTTGAAGATgagttttttccttttgcgGATGGCAAGCATATTAGTTTTGGTAACCAAAAGGAATGCTTCTGTACGTATACTGTATGCGCTTTCTGCGTACCCATTTGTattgtatatgtgtgtgtggaATAAGTTAAAGGCAGATtcgattttatttttgggttaaataAACGTAGGGTAGGAAGAAGGAGAGATATCAAAACCAGCCAACTTGCAAAATGCTCACGTCATAGAAATTTATGCGAGCAGAATAAAGACATGCGCCTTTGCATCTGAATTTGTGGACTCTGGAAAGTAGTGAATTTTTGCAGGAAACATGCTGATACATGATGCTGGTAGCTAGCTTATCTTTTAGGTATGACCTAAAGGTTTTTCATTACTGATTTAATTATTCGGTTCACACTGAATAGCAAAATTTAGAGAGCAGGTTAACTTATACATTTGTATATGTAATTAACGGCAAAATCTGCAGAACTGGAAAGATGTAAAAGGAAAGTGCATGCAGCTTTAAATATAAACTCAAAGTGACTGACATTAGCTGCAGAAAATAACAATCTTAGAGAAATGAGAGGTTTATCTAATTACAAGATAtcatcaatatatatatatatagatatatatatatatatctcaacTGAAACATAGGCAAACCATGACGAATGAGGATTATATTGGTTCCCAAATATTGATGGGTTAGCTGATCTCTAATGCAAGGGTACTTCAAAGGAAAAGGATCTCATATCATTCATCTTTCATAGCCTCTTCCATTGTCCCTTTGTCTCAGAAAAAACTCATACACCCCAAAGTTATACAAGCACAAGAAAACTGTCCTCACACAGCCCATTTAGCAAAGGCAGGACCTTTGTTGGGTCAGTCAAGGAAAGGGGTTGACCGCCCATCACCTACGCTGCTGCTTGCCAGTATTCAACGGAGAATCTCTGATGCTTTTAGATTGGCTGTAGGTGAGCTGGTGAGCTCCATCAGGTTTCTTCTTGCGCCTTCCTTGTTGAGATAAACGAGAGTGATGAGATAAGATGGCCAGGTCATTAAGATCTTGCAATGGAGTAAGAACCCTCACTACTTCATCCATTGTAGGCCGGGATTTTGGGTCCCTGCTAAGGCAGTTGTAAGCCAATTGTGAGACTTTCTGTACCCCTTTAATGGAGTAATTCAATTCCAAGCGTGGATCCACTAGAAGGGAAAGCTTTCGCTTGTCAGCTAAATGTGGCCGAGCCCAGGCCACAAGGTTTTGTTCTCCGCTAGGGCGTTTCTTGTCCATCGATCTTCTTCCTGTTAAAATCTCAAGTAAAACTACGCCGAAGCTGTAAACATCACTTTTGGATGTCAAGTGTCCTGgaaaaatgaaggaaacaaCAGTTGTACTAGTGAGATCTCAAATTGCTTTTGGAACAAGAAATTCAACATGAAGATCCTTGGGTTAATAAGGTTGTAAATCCAAAAAGGCGAATCACAATTGGGCCACTAGgattaattaagaaaagaagTTCAGATAGCTGAATATCATTATGATGTTCTTAATTTTCCTAGTGCTCTGTTCATAAggttcaacttgtttttcttccaaTGTAAACATTAAACATGCATGCTATCTTCAGCTAGTCTCCTGAACTTCTAATTCTCACAGAAGACTTATACTGTATGTGAAAGTTTGAACAGACTCAAATCACTTTGAACTATCTGCTATGACTTTCTTACCTGTCATCACATACTCTGGAGCAGCATAGCCATATGTTCCAACAACCCTGGTAGAAACATGTGTTTTGTCTCCCTGCGGCCCGGCTTTCGCTAAACCAAAATCTGATAGCTTTGCATTGTATTCCTATAGAGAAAAACCAATTTGTTGAATCCTTTAAGCAAAACACTCAACATGGTTAATCAACAGTATTAAGGTACATACCGAATCAAGCAAAATGTTGGATGTCTTAAAATCTCTATAGATGACTGGTTCTGGACCATTATGGAGAAAGGCCAATCCTTTTGCCGCACCAAGTGCAATCTTAATCCTATTGGACCATGGCAGAGGTATAGTCCCTTCAAACATTTTGAACAATCAGAATCAGCATCCATATCAGAATCAGCATCCATATCATAGTATAAAGTATTAAATCATTAGTATTAGAGAAAATACAGGCACTAAAGATGGGGAAAGCAGATGCTCAGTGGGGAAACAGCAGCCTACTAACAGGAAACTGAAATTCATTGTGATATTACACTACCGGCAAGACAAAATTTTCTGACTAAAATTAGGAACTAATTATGCCTAGAAGGTGTTTTGATGGAGAATCCAAAATGAACCACATTACAAGAGATTTAACAAAGATGACAAGGAAGAACAGACAACAAAACATTTCACTCACTTCTGAAAAGATGATTTTCAAGACTCCCGCGAGTCATAAACTCATAAACAAGCAGCCTTTGATCATCTTCAATGCAATATCCAATAAGCTTTACAAGATTAGGGTGGTGGAGCTGTCCCAGAAAGTCAACTTCGGCCTGCATCAAAGAAATTGTCACATGTCACCTTCCAACTTTTCAGTACCTCAAGGAGAATCCTTTATCAGCAATAATCTACTAACCCAAGGCAGATATTCTACTAACCACCCATTCTCTATGGCCTTGGAGACCATCTGGCTTTAAGCTTTTAACTGCTACTGTAATCCCTGATCCAGGTTTTGCTGGTGCTGTTCCATTTTCCTCTATCCACCCTTTGAAGACATATCCAAATCCGCCTTCGCCTAGAATGCTATCCGGTCTGAAGTTCCCGGTTGCAGATTTGAGCTCCTGAAAAGTAAATTGGAGCAACTGTCGAGTGGGCTTCTCATCTGATGGTGGTGGATTGGGAGTATCAGAGGATAACTGGGCTTCATTAGGGGGCAGGAGGTCCCTATTGCTAGCGTTAAGATATCTGGTCTCCGTTGCTGCAATGAAGGAATGAGCCTTAACAACAATTCTTCAATCACACGTCTTTCTAATGCTttgtttgacattttgaaATAGAACATCAAGATACAACTTTCACAGATATTGAAAAATTCAACCAACATTCCAGCAGGACTGAACTTATGCAACCAAATTGAGCTAAAAGATCAGTTAACTAAAGGGCAggaaactcaaaattttcagatgTTTGTGAAATTAATCAGATAAGTGGCATGAAGACCGTGTCACATTTATAAGGATTAGTACTGCGGTTTCCCATCAATCAAGGAACAAAATTTATGCATCCATGAGAAGGAACCAGGTATAAATCACTCCCATAGTCTTCAGTGGCCACTGAGTTtgactaaaacaaaaaaaattgattgcAAATTTTGGTGGATAAAGCTCAGGATAGAGATCTTGGAGAGAAACCAGCAGAAACCAAGTTCGAGATCTGGAATTACCACTACATCGTGATTTCTCAATTCAAATAAAACTGCAGAGACAGTTCTGaacaacaaaattttgaaactttGTTGAGAAAACAAGAGAAAGCTGAATATAGAATCACCCccggattttttttttaaaaaaaaaacactgaaGCTGTTTTGAATTGCTTGAAAAATTCACAGAGATAGACAGATAGAGCGCGTAGTTTCAAAAGTCCGC
Above is a genomic segment from Prunus dulcis chromosome 7, ALMONDv2, whole genome shotgun sequence containing:
- the LOC117635773 gene encoding U11/U12 small nuclear ribonucleoprotein 25 kDa protein-like, with translation MEVGTWEPELTNVSACTLCVPASISPGRLLSASVGKSHAYQKLPQQPLKLFVIKLDGSSFEVEVSNTATVAELKEAVKGVFNQSPIDEMISWSHVWGHFCLCYQGQKLLDYKAYIRLFGIKDGDQICFVRHVSIKYEGRVKRRIRLWRKRIYDSPAYEQLVMNNHYT
- the LOC117635771 gene encoding probable serine/threonine-protein kinase PIX7; this translates as MDNKCGCWAVLKRGVSGTCKSSASKDSVNTIPRTSLVYDAATETRYLNASNRDLLPPNEAQLSSDTPNPPPSDEKPTRQLLQFTFQELKSATGNFRPDSILGEGGFGYVFKGWIEENGTAPAKPGSGITVAVKSLKPDGLQGHREWVAEVDFLGQLHHPNLVKLIGYCIEDDQRLLVYEFMTRGSLENHLFRRTIPLPWSNRIKIALGAAKGLAFLHNGPEPVIYRDFKTSNILLDSEYNAKLSDFGLAKAGPQGDKTHVSTRVVGTYGYAAPEYVMTGHLTSKSDVYSFGVVLLEILTGRRSMDKKRPSGEQNLVAWARPHLADKRKLSLLVDPRLELNYSIKGVQKVSQLAYNCLSRDPKSRPTMDEVVRVLTPLQDLNDLAILSHHSRLSQQGRRKKKPDGAHQLTYSQSKSIRDSPLNTGKQQRR